One part of the Bacteroidales bacterium genome encodes these proteins:
- a CDS encoding helix-turn-helix transcriptional regulator: MENIYKNIVKIRKKLGYSQEYMSEEMNIDVSNYSKLERGITSLSIDKLAKIANIFDIDIVNLIKYPKVYVEKDTKKPSNKVESIKQIKTVLTIEFEGEDKEALIDFLHGRKMNVSE; encoded by the coding sequence ATGGAAAATATATATAAGAATATAGTTAAAATTCGCAAGAAACTTGGATATTCGCAAGAATATATGAGTGAGGAAATGAATATTGATGTTTCCAACTATTCAAAATTGGAAAGAGGGATAACATCTTTAAGCATTGATAAACTTGCGAAAATCGCCAATATATTTGACATAGATATTGTAAATCTTATAAAATATCCTAAGGTTTATGTGGAAAAAGACACAAAAAAACCGAGCAATAAAGTAGAAAGTATTAAGCAAATAAAAACAGTGTTAACCATAGAGTTTGAAGGTGAAGACAAAGAAGCATTGATTGATTTTCTTCATGGACGGAAAATGAATGTCTCTGAATAA
- a CDS encoding carboxypeptidase regulatory-like domain-containing protein, translated as MKKINFLMIIMLSAIIFSLSSCQKEDSILTGRLTYKSAITGIEYTVPNTTIYLHLGSSDAASYKSTTTDADGYYQFHELWAAHWYISASATIDGLKYSGCVGTTAIDGKNVITLNLMME; from the coding sequence ATGAAAAAGATTAATTTTTTAATGATTATCATGTTAAGTGCAATAATATTTTCACTTAGCTCATGTCAAAAAGAAGATAGTATTCTAACTGGACGATTAACATATAAGAGTGCTATTACAGGTATAGAATACACTGTCCCAAACACAACTATTTATCTTCACTTAGGAAGTTCTGATGCCGCATCATACAAAAGCACCACAACAGATGCGGACGGATATTATCAATTCCATGAGCTTTGGGCAGCACATTGGTATATATCAGCAAGTGCGACAATTGATGGGTTAAAATATTCAGGATGTGTAGGTACTACTGCGATTGACGGCAAAAATGTTATTACACTAAATTTAATGATGGAATAA
- a CDS encoding leucine--tRNA ligase, with the protein MEYNHKEIEAKWQKYWAENNTYRTIIDKSKPKYYVLDMFPYPSGAGLHVGHPLGYIASDIFARYKTLKGFNVLHPMGYDAFGLPAEQYAIETGQHPAVTTEQNIKRYRTQLDKIGFSYDWEREIQTCDPNYYKWTQWTFIQLFNSWFDKKQQKARNIKELVLIFEKSGNSEISAENNCEIIFSEKEWKEFDEKKQSDLLMAYRLAYLADTMVNWCSALGTVLANDEVVEGFSVRGGHPVERKLMKQWSLRITAYADRLLEGLENIDWPENIKEIQRNWIGRSEGAMLRFKIENHDDKFLEIFTTRPDTVFGVTYMSIAPEHEYVELLTTPENKDVVDIYVKHAKNRSERERIADAKTPSGVFTGSYAINPFNGKSVPIWVADYVIGGYGTGAVMAVPAHDSRDYAFAKHFNLPIVEVIKGGNIKEEAFESKDGVCFNSGFINNMMATDAMKKVIEYAEANKIGYKKVNFRLHDAIFSRQRYWGEPFPIYYKNGIPYAIDESELPLKLPEVDKFLPTQTGEPPLARAKNWQTKDGHPYETSTMPGFAGSSAYYLRYMDPKNNEEFFSQEAVNYWKSVDFYVGGSEHATGHLLYARFWNKFLYDLGLTPEDEPFRKLVNQGMIQGRSNFVYRVKPESMAELVLWEMIKDGQVGVEFIKNYKDGDLVFDFYSPQSRTIIEIKKSAALIEEMPTFSEYAKRNNCSLLMFSIVDVILHTQDVLKKIKKSLSGKKVPPLEIIEEWDEAPIFASKNIFGREQFSIPIYVDINIVDNDILDLEAFREWRPEYRNAHFILEKDKYVCGFEVEKMSKSKYNVQNPDDLIEKYGADTLRMYEMFLGPIEQSKPWDTNGIEGVYRFVRKFWRLFENDKNEFEVSSEKPSADELKTLHKTIKKVEEDIDRFSLNTCISAFMICVNELSDMKCNKKEILEPLLILISPFAPHIAEELWSKIGNKTSIYKATFPTWDESKIVETKIKYPVSFNGKMRFILEVDASASIQDVEKIALNAPESQKWLENKTPKKVIVVHGKIVNIVL; encoded by the coding sequence ATGGAATACAATCACAAAGAGATTGAAGCTAAGTGGCAGAAATACTGGGCAGAAAACAATACTTATCGCACAATTATTGACAAAAGCAAACCTAAGTATTATGTTTTAGACATGTTTCCTTATCCTTCGGGAGCTGGACTTCATGTTGGGCACCCGCTTGGCTACATTGCTTCAGATATTTTCGCACGATACAAAACGCTGAAAGGTTTTAATGTTTTGCACCCAATGGGATACGATGCTTTTGGGCTTCCTGCGGAACAATACGCTATAGAAACAGGGCAGCATCCCGCCGTTACAACAGAGCAAAACATAAAAAGATACAGAACCCAACTCGATAAAATTGGATTTTCTTATGATTGGGAAAGAGAAATTCAAACCTGCGACCCAAACTATTACAAATGGACACAATGGACATTTATACAGCTTTTTAACTCGTGGTTTGACAAGAAACAACAAAAAGCAAGAAACATAAAAGAACTTGTTTTAATTTTTGAAAAATCTGGCAATTCAGAAATTTCTGCGGAAAATAATTGTGAAATTATATTTTCTGAAAAAGAATGGAAAGAATTTGATGAGAAAAAACAATCGGATTTACTAATGGCTTACCGCCTTGCGTATCTAGCAGACACAATGGTAAACTGGTGCTCTGCCTTAGGAACAGTTTTGGCAAATGACGAAGTTGTTGAAGGATTCAGCGTTCGCGGCGGACATCCCGTAGAGCGAAAACTAATGAAACAATGGTCATTACGAATAACAGCTTATGCAGACCGATTACTCGAAGGCTTGGAAAACATTGACTGGCCAGAAAATATAAAAGAAATTCAGCGCAACTGGATTGGACGTAGCGAAGGTGCAATGCTGCGTTTCAAAATAGAAAATCACGATGATAAATTTTTAGAAATCTTTACAACCCGCCCCGACACTGTGTTTGGAGTAACATATATGTCTATTGCTCCAGAACATGAATACGTTGAATTGCTCACTACGCCTGAAAATAAAGATGTTGTAGATATTTATGTAAAACATGCAAAAAACAGAAGTGAGCGAGAACGCATTGCTGATGCCAAAACTCCAAGTGGCGTATTCACAGGTTCTTATGCAATAAATCCATTTAACGGAAAGTCTGTTCCTATTTGGGTTGCAGACTATGTAATAGGCGGATATGGCACTGGAGCTGTTATGGCAGTTCCTGCCCACGATAGTAGAGACTACGCTTTTGCAAAACATTTTAATCTGCCAATTGTAGAAGTTATAAAAGGCGGGAACATCAAAGAAGAAGCTTTTGAGTCAAAAGATGGAGTTTGCTTTAATAGCGGCTTTATCAACAATATGATGGCAACAGATGCAATGAAAAAAGTTATCGAATATGCCGAAGCAAATAAAATTGGCTATAAAAAAGTTAACTTTCGCTTGCACGACGCCATTTTTAGCAGACAAAGATATTGGGGCGAACCTTTCCCAATATATTACAAAAACGGCATTCCATACGCAATTGATGAATCTGAGTTGCCACTAAAATTGCCTGAAGTTGACAAATTTTTACCAACTCAAACGGGTGAACCTCCGCTTGCGAGAGCAAAAAACTGGCAAACCAAAGACGGACATCCTTACGAAACATCAACAATGCCGGGTTTTGCAGGGTCTAGCGCATATTATCTCAGATATATGGACCCCAAAAATAATGAAGAATTCTTTTCTCAAGAAGCTGTTAACTATTGGAAAAGCGTTGATTTTTACGTTGGTGGTTCAGAACATGCTACCGGACACCTTTTGTATGCGAGATTTTGGAATAAATTTCTTTATGATTTAGGACTTACTCCAGAAGATGAGCCTTTTAGAAAGCTTGTTAATCAAGGCATGATTCAGGGTAGAAGCAACTTTGTATATCGTGTTAAACCTGAAAGCATGGCTGAACTTGTTTTATGGGAAATGATAAAAGACGGACAAGTAGGCGTTGAATTCATAAAAAATTATAAAGATGGAGACCTCGTTTTCGATTTTTACAGCCCTCAAAGTCGTACTATTATTGAAATTAAAAAGTCCGCTGCCCTAATAGAAGAAATGCCAACCTTTTCTGAATACGCAAAGAGAAACAATTGCAGCCTATTAATGTTCAGCATCGTTGATGTTATTTTACACACGCAAGATGTGTTGAAAAAAATAAAGAAATCACTTTCGGGCAAAAAAGTTCCGCCTTTAGAAATAATAGAAGAATGGGACGAAGCTCCTATTTTCGCCTCTAAAAACATTTTTGGACGGGAGCAGTTCTCAATTCCAATTTATGTTGACATTAACATTGTTGACAACGACATTTTAGATTTAGAGGCTTTTAGAGAATGGAGACCTGAGTATAGAAATGCTCACTTTATTTTGGAAAAGGACAAATATGTTTGCGGATTTGAAGTTGAAAAAATGTCAAAATCTAAATATAATGTCCAAAATCCTGACGATTTAATCGAAAAATACGGAGCTGATACTCTAAGAATGTATGAAATGTTTTTAGGTCCCATAGAGCAATCAAAACCGTGGGACACAAATGGAATTGAAGGAGTATATCGTTTTGTTAGAAAATTTTGGAGATTATTTGAAAATGATAAAAATGAGTTTGAAGTTTCCTCTGAAAAACCCAGCGCAGATGAGCTAAAAACGCTTCATAAAACGATAAAAAAAGTTGAAGAAGACATTGACAGATTTTCATTAAACACTTGCATCAGTGCTTTTATGATTTGTGTTAATGAGCTTAGCGATATGAAGTGTAATAAAAAAGAAATTTTAGAACCACTTCTAATATTGATTTCTCCCTTCGCTCCTCATATTGCTGAAGAATTATGGAGCAAAATAGGTAATAAAACCTCTATTTATAAAGCAACATTCCCAACTTGGGACGAAAGCAAAATAGTAGAAACTAAAATAAAATATCCTGTTTCTTTTAATGGCAAAATGCGATTTATCCTTGAAGTTGATGCTAGTGCTTCAATCCAAGATGTTGAAAAAATTGCTCTAAATGCTCCTGAAAGTCAAAAATGGCTTGAAAACAAAACTCCCAAAAAAGTAATTGTTGTTCATGGCAAAATTGTCAATATCGTTTTATAA
- a CDS encoding ferritin yields MMNNKVVKALNEQINAELYSSYLYLSMSAFFSDINLNGFANWMRAQAQEELFHAMKFFDYVNERGGRIELKNIEQPKKEWKSILEVIEETLAHEKHVTALINNLVDLAISEKDHATNNMLQWFVAEQVEEEASVSDLLGQVKIAENHKGAIFMIDKELKTRVFTPPTE; encoded by the coding sequence ATTATGAATAATAAAGTTGTAAAAGCCTTGAATGAGCAAATAAATGCGGAATTGTATTCTTCTTATTTATATTTATCAATGTCTGCTTTTTTTTCAGATATAAATTTGAATGGTTTTGCAAATTGGATGCGTGCTCAAGCTCAAGAAGAGCTTTTTCATGCAATGAAGTTTTTTGATTATGTAAATGAGCGTGGAGGTCGTATAGAATTAAAAAACATTGAACAACCTAAAAAAGAATGGAAAAGCATTTTGGAAGTTATAGAAGAAACATTAGCTCATGAAAAACATGTAACTGCCTTAATAAATAACCTAGTGGATTTAGCTATATCAGAAAAAGACCATGCAACAAATAATATGCTACAATGGTTTGTGGCTGAGCAAGTTGAAGAAGAAGCAAGTGTTTCAGATTTGTTAGGTCAAGTTAAAATAGCTGAAAACCATAAAGGAGCTATTTTCATGATTGATAAAGAATTAAAAACTCGTGTATTTACTCCTCCCACAGAATAA
- the ftsZ gene encoding cell division protein FtsZ, producing the protein MSETNNNIFIQFEETGALPTIIKVLGVGGGGSNAVNHMFKKGITGVDFVVCNTDLQSLSVSPVPTRMQIGKDLTEGRGAGNSPEVGRNAALENADDIRNLLSNGTKMVFITAGMGGGTGTGAAPVIAQIAKELDILTVGIVTTPFSFEGSRRKNQAEQGISEMKKYVDSLIIINNDKVRDHYGNLKLSEAFGKADDVLTVAAKGISELVTEVGYMNVDFEDVKAIMKNSGVAIMGTGFAEGEDRAKKAVEMALNSPLLNDDDVYGASNILLYMASGQDEISMDEVSEISEYIQEAAGSSAEVIWGTGTDMSLENKISVTVIATNFNKAKLSAENESNNAMVIPMQAEIGKQELPDLFNEEEEMKVIVKAQNEENNSNNSDIHSSSQTPVAPSEKITLHLDSDDENEKNSLNNFSVNDKSGSEPMSNATQDLFSEKNLEIKEFEQQPQQDPLINNLQTDRMASLKNFNFTNSAAHNFDEYEQPAFSRRGVCLSNENCSEDKVVSRFTLSEGNDKKPEIKENNTYLHDNVD; encoded by the coding sequence ATGTCAGAAACAAACAACAATATTTTTATACAATTTGAGGAAACAGGCGCTTTGCCAACAATTATTAAAGTTCTTGGTGTTGGCGGTGGTGGAAGTAATGCTGTAAATCACATGTTTAAGAAGGGAATCACAGGCGTTGATTTTGTAGTTTGTAATACTGATTTACAATCTTTGAGTGTGAGCCCAGTGCCTACTAGAATGCAAATAGGAAAAGACTTGACAGAAGGCAGAGGTGCTGGAAATTCCCCAGAAGTAGGTCGCAATGCAGCTCTTGAAAATGCCGATGATATTCGCAATTTGCTGTCAAATGGAACTAAAATGGTTTTCATTACCGCAGGAATGGGCGGCGGAACAGGCACTGGAGCAGCTCCTGTTATTGCTCAAATTGCAAAGGAATTGGACATTCTCACTGTGGGAATTGTTACTACACCTTTTAGCTTTGAAGGCTCAAGAAGAAAAAATCAAGCAGAACAAGGCATAAGTGAAATGAAAAAATATGTCGATAGCTTGATTATAATAAATAATGATAAGGTTAGAGATCATTACGGCAATTTGAAATTAAGCGAAGCTTTTGGAAAAGCCGATGATGTATTAACAGTAGCAGCAAAAGGGATTTCTGAATTAGTAACAGAAGTAGGCTACATGAATGTTGATTTTGAAGATGTAAAAGCCATTATGAAAAATAGTGGTGTTGCAATTATGGGTACTGGCTTTGCTGAAGGTGAAGATCGTGCTAAGAAGGCTGTGGAAATGGCTTTGAACTCGCCATTGCTTAATGATGATGATGTTTATGGTGCAAGTAATATACTGCTTTACATGGCTAGCGGTCAAGATGAAATTTCAATGGATGAAGTGAGTGAAATTTCTGAATATATCCAAGAAGCGGCTGGTTCTTCTGCTGAAGTAATTTGGGGAACCGGAACAGATATGTCTCTTGAAAACAAGATCTCTGTAACGGTAATTGCTACAAATTTTAATAAAGCAAAACTTTCAGCAGAAAATGAATCTAATAATGCAATGGTTATCCCAATGCAAGCTGAAATAGGAAAGCAGGAATTGCCTGATCTTTTTAATGAAGAGGAAGAAATGAAAGTTATTGTGAAAGCGCAAAATGAAGAAAATAACTCTAATAATTCAGATATTCATTCAAGTTCTCAAACACCTGTTGCTCCTTCTGAAAAAATCACATTACATTTGGATTCTGATGACGAAAATGAAAAAAATTCTTTAAATAATTTCAGCGTTAATGATAAAAGTGGCTCTGAGCCTATGTCTAATGCTACACAGGATTTGTTTTCTGAAAAAAACCTTGAAATAAAAGAATTTGAGCAACAGCCGCAGCAAGACCCATTGATAAATAATTTGCAGACTGATAGAATGGCAAGTTTAAAAAACTTTAATTTTACAAATAGTGCTGCACATAATTTTGATGAATATGAACAGCCTGCTTTTAGTAGAAGGGGTGTGTGTTTGTCAAATGAAAATTGTTCTGAAGATAAGGTTGTTAGTCGTTTTACACTAAGTGAAGGGAATGATAAAAAACCTGAAATTAAAGAAAACAATACATATCTACATGATAATGTGGATTAA
- the ftsA gene encoding cell division protein FtsA codes for MNTTQEIMVGLDIGTTKIAMIVGYLNEYDKLEVLGHGKVESLGVKRGLVANIDKTVEAIRKVAEITESKSNVNIRTVSVGIAGQHIKSLQNRGSIIRDDNEQEIGQADVDSLIEKMYKLVMPPGEEIIHVIPQEYIIDGEAGIKDPVGMAGVQLEANFHIITGQVSAARNIEKCISRAELYMSDMILEPIASSFSVLSEEEKEAGVALVDIGGGTTDIAIFQDGIIRHSAVIPLGGDIVTEDIKEGCAILKNYAETLKIKYGSALANEVKDEVYISIPGLKGRPPKEISMKNLALIIQSRMEEILEFVNYEIKNSGYERKLIAGIVLTGGGAQLKDIAQLSQFVTGHETRIGYPSEHLSVNVDKELLLPMYATCIGLVLNSAEKSNINYQKERRSGLNQGKKESGGFIRKIFGRGRDFFDENIS; via the coding sequence ATGAATACGACACAAGAAATAATGGTTGGACTCGACATTGGAACAACAAAAATCGCAATGATTGTTGGATACCTAAACGAATATGACAAATTAGAAGTTTTAGGGCATGGCAAAGTTGAGTCGCTTGGCGTAAAGCGAGGACTAGTTGCAAATATTGATAAAACAGTTGAAGCTATACGTAAGGTAGCTGAAATTACTGAATCAAAAAGCAATGTTAATATCCGCACTGTAAGCGTTGGTATTGCAGGACAGCACATTAAAAGCTTGCAAAACAGGGGTAGCATTATTCGTGATGATAACGAGCAAGAAATCGGGCAAGCTGATGTTGACTCGCTTATAGAAAAAATGTATAAATTGGTAATGCCTCCCGGAGAAGAAATAATTCATGTAATTCCACAAGAATATATTATTGATGGAGAAGCAGGAATTAAAGACCCTGTTGGAATGGCTGGAGTGCAACTAGAAGCTAATTTTCATATTATTACCGGACAAGTGAGTGCTGCTAGAAATATTGAGAAATGTATTAGCCGAGCTGAATTATATATGTCCGATATGATTTTAGAACCAATTGCAAGCTCGTTTTCCGTGCTTAGTGAAGAAGAAAAAGAAGCTGGAGTGGCTCTTGTAGATATTGGCGGTGGAACAACAGATATTGCTATTTTTCAAGATGGAATAATTAGGCATTCGGCTGTAATTCCGCTCGGAGGCGATATCGTTACAGAAGATATTAAAGAGGGATGCGCTATCCTGAAAAATTATGCTGAAACATTAAAGATAAAATATGGTTCAGCATTGGCTAATGAAGTAAAAGACGAGGTTTATATTTCTATACCTGGCTTAAAGGGACGTCCTCCAAAAGAAATATCAATGAAAAATTTGGCTTTAATTATACAATCGAGAATGGAGGAAATTCTTGAGTTTGTAAATTATGAAATCAAAAACTCAGGTTATGAGCGTAAGCTAATTGCAGGAATAGTGCTAACAGGCGGAGGTGCGCAACTTAAAGATATAGCTCAACTTTCACAATTTGTTACAGGGCACGAAACTCGCATAGGTTATCCAAGCGAGCATTTGTCTGTGAATGTTGATAAAGAATTATTATTGCCCATGTATGCCACATGTATTGGTTTGGTCTTAAATAGTGCAGAAAAGTCAAATATTAATTATCAAAAAGAAAGAAGATCGGGCTTAAATCAAGGTAAAAAAGAGAGTGGCGGGTTTATTAGGAAGATATTTGGTAGAGGTAGAGACTTTTTCGATGAAAATATAAGCTGA